GGCGAGAGCAAGGGGACATGGCTGCAGGATTGAAACCCAGGGCAGTATTGGTGCGGAGAACGAGCTTACGCCGGAGGAGATTAAAGCGGCAGATGTGGTTATTCTGGCGGTGGATGTAAAGATATCTGGCGAGGATCGTTTTAAAGGAAAACCGACGGTGAAGGTTCCGACAGAGACCGTGATGCAGAATGCCGGGGGGCTTATTGAGACGGTGGAAAAGAAACTGAAGGCTGCGGGAAGGATTTAGAAAACAGGGGGGATTTACGATGAAATTTAAAATTACTACAGTTAAAAAGCATGTTATGACCGGCGTGTCGTTCATGATCCCGCTGGTAGTTGGATCCGGGCTCTGTATGGCGATCGGCGTTATCCTGGGCGGGCCTAATATTAAGGACGTGGAAGGTTCGTTTCTGAATTTTGTGTACAGTGTAGGCAGCAGAGGACTTGGGATCGTTGTGCCGGTGATCTGTGCGGCGATCTCTTATTCGATCGCGGATAAACCGGGCATTGCGCCGGCGTTGATCGTAGGATACATAGCAGGGGATATCAAGGCCGGGTTCCTTGGAGGTATCGTAGGCGGATTTTTTGTGGGTTACTTTGTGAACTGGCTGAAAAAACTGCTGAAAAATGTGCCTGGCGCGCTGAAGGGGCTGGTGCCGATTTTATTGATCCCGTTGATCGCAACATTTACCTGTACCATTATCATGCGGTATGTGATCGGGGTTCCGATTGCTGCATTTATGGATGTGCTGACAAGATTTTTGCAGAACATGCAGGGCGGAAGCAAATTCCTCTTCGGTGTAGTGCTTGGAGGATTTACGGGAACCGAT
This portion of the Clostridium sp. AN503 genome encodes:
- a CDS encoding PTS fructose transporter subunit IIC, producing the protein MKFKITTVKKHVMTGVSFMIPLVVGSGLCMAIGVILGGPNIKDVEGSFLNFVYSVGSRGLGIVVPVICAAISYSIADKPGIAPALIVGYIAGDIKAGFLGGIVGGFFVGYFVNWLKKLLKNVPGALKGLVPILLIPLIATFTCTIIMRYVIGVPIAAFMDVLTRFLQNMQGGSKFLFGVVLGGFTGTDFGGPINKTASLVANGFMVDGICEPEAVKLLGCMIPPMGIIVAYLLGKKKFTVAEREAVKACFPMGICMITECVIPLAMNDLWRVVLSSVAGCSIAGGVSMLMGIQAYVPHGGWFIIPTMNKPLAYVLCMIIGSVIMGVLLAVLKKPLSETELNGGLDLGADVLPSGGSSSLDDIDIINL
- a CDS encoding PTS fructose transporter subunit IIB, with protein sequence MNIVGITACPTGIAHTYITKEKLEAAARARGHGCRIETQGSIGAENELTPEEIKAADVVILAVDVKISGEDRFKGKPTVKVPTETVMQNAGGLIETVEKKLKAAGRI